Proteins encoded within one genomic window of Mesorhizobium sp. AR10:
- a CDS encoding helix-turn-helix domain-containing protein: protein MNGLIFEALKRTLKAKGVTYRALAERMGVSEPTVKRIFHERNCKLDRLMEICSAAGVELENVLGSMSRGPGPANRVAPEIERKLAGRPALLFVFIMLSEKFTPEGIMRSHGLSEASMFLYLRDLEELGLVTIGSGLSARLLVETPIQWNFDGPLTPLFEMTNKNFIGWAITHLEQEATFVSFSRRMRPETAEMVRREAEELAERAKLLAHHDQHTTPEDGLTGYKWTFAFGATPFEAIMPIGPHPRDAGARPAVSAKGRRSLPA from the coding sequence ATGAATGGTCTGATCTTCGAGGCGCTGAAGCGGACGCTGAAGGCGAAGGGGGTGACCTATCGCGCGCTGGCCGAGCGCATGGGCGTTTCCGAGCCGACGGTGAAGCGCATCTTTCACGAGCGCAACTGCAAGCTCGACCGGCTGATGGAGATTTGCTCGGCAGCCGGCGTCGAGCTGGAAAACGTGCTCGGCTCGATGAGCCGGGGGCCGGGGCCGGCCAACCGGGTTGCGCCGGAAATCGAGCGCAAGCTCGCCGGCCGGCCGGCGCTGCTGTTCGTCTTCATCATGCTGTCGGAGAAATTCACCCCGGAAGGCATCATGCGCTCGCACGGCTTGAGCGAAGCCTCTATGTTCCTCTATCTGCGCGACCTCGAGGAGCTGGGGCTCGTTACGATCGGTAGCGGCCTGTCGGCCAGGCTGCTGGTCGAGACGCCGATCCAGTGGAATTTCGATGGGCCGCTGACGCCGCTGTTCGAGATGACCAACAAGAACTTCATCGGCTGGGCGATCACGCATCTGGAGCAGGAGGCGACCTTCGTCAGTTTTTCCAGGCGGATGCGGCCGGAGACGGCGGAGATGGTGCGGCGCGAGGCGGAGGAGCTGGCGGAGCGCGCCAAGCTGCTGGCCCATCATGACCAGCACACGACGCCCGAAGACGGGCTCACCGGCTACAAATGGACCTTTGCGTTTGGTGCGACGCCATTTGAGGCGATCATGCCGATCGGGCCGCACCCGAGGGATGCCGGCGCGCGACCCGCCGTGTCTGCAAAGGGACGGCGGTCGCTGCCGGCATAG
- a CDS encoding HlyD family secretion protein has product MSFLCSLPLAAQLFGACAPAAPLAVGYVEGDYVLLAPIEVAQVETVAVKRGDRVMPGTPVVTLESADARIAVAQAEAGLAQAQAQLADLQVGKRPEEIAVLKAEVDMARAQAADAKRRYDRASDLFKRGTGTQADYDTASATLETADAQVGQAEANLAVGGLPARPETIKAADNQVKQAQATLAQAQWRLSKRVLAAPSPGRVNDVIRNPGDTAGPTAPVISILPDGAVKLSVYIPESAFSSVKVGTLLGVHCDGCGPDVKARVSYVSPDPEFTPPVIYSLENRQKLVYLVEARPEGDASALQPGQIVDVDLAEAAK; this is encoded by the coding sequence ATGAGCTTCCTCTGTTCCCTGCCGCTCGCCGCCCAGCTGTTTGGTGCCTGCGCACCGGCCGCACCGCTCGCCGTCGGCTATGTCGAGGGCGACTATGTGCTGCTGGCGCCGATCGAGGTGGCGCAGGTCGAGACGGTTGCGGTCAAGCGCGGCGACCGTGTCATGCCGGGCACCCCGGTTGTGACGCTGGAGAGCGCCGATGCCAGGATCGCCGTGGCGCAGGCCGAAGCGGGTCTCGCCCAGGCGCAGGCGCAACTTGCCGACCTGCAGGTCGGCAAGCGGCCGGAAGAGATCGCGGTGCTCAAAGCTGAGGTCGACATGGCAAGAGCGCAGGCCGCCGACGCCAAGCGCAGGTATGACCGCGCCAGCGACCTGTTCAAGCGCGGCACCGGCACGCAGGCCGATTACGACACGGCCTCGGCGACGCTGGAGACCGCGGATGCCCAGGTCGGCCAGGCGGAGGCCAATCTCGCCGTCGGCGGCCTGCCGGCTCGGCCGGAGACGATCAAGGCCGCCGACAACCAGGTCAAGCAGGCGCAGGCGACGTTGGCGCAGGCGCAATGGCGGCTGTCCAAGCGCGTGCTGGCAGCACCCTCGCCAGGCCGTGTCAACGACGTCATCCGCAATCCGGGCGACACCGCCGGCCCGACCGCGCCGGTGATCTCCATACTGCCGGACGGCGCGGTGAAACTCAGCGTCTACATACCGGAAAGCGCCTTCTCTTCGGTGAAGGTCGGTACGCTGCTCGGTGTCCATTGCGACGGTTGCGGACCGGATGTGAAGGCGCGCGTCAGCTATGTGTCGCCAGACCCGGAATTCACGCCGCCGGTGATCTACTCCTTGGAGAACCGGCAGAAGCTGGTCTATCTGGTCGAGGCGCGACCGGAGGGCGACGCGAGCGCCTTGCAGCCGGGGCAGATCGTCGATGTCGATCTGGCGGAAGCGGCAAAATGA
- a CDS encoding LLM class flavin-dependent oxidoreductase — translation MKKIGFLSFGHWTPSQQSQTRSASDTLLQSIDLAVAAEELGADGAYFRVHHFARQLSSPFPLLAAIGAKTSRIEIGTAVIDMRYENPLYMAEDAGAADLIAGGRLQLGISRGSPEQVIEGWRYFGYAPTEGESDADMARRHTNVFLDVLQGKGFAQPNPQPMFPNPPGLLRLEPHSEGLRERIWWGAATNATAQWAAKLGMNLQSSTLKFDESGKPFHIQQAEQIRMYRAAWKEAGHAREPRVSVSRSIFALVDDRDRAYFGRSDSQDHFGYIESEKLAVFGRSYAAEPDVLIEQLKGDEAIAEADTLLLTVPNQLGVEYNAHVIEAILTQIAPALGWR, via the coding sequence ATGAAGAAAATCGGTTTTCTGTCATTCGGACATTGGACGCCCTCGCAGCAATCGCAGACACGGTCTGCATCCGACACGCTGCTGCAATCCATCGATCTGGCCGTCGCCGCCGAAGAACTTGGCGCGGATGGAGCGTATTTCCGCGTGCATCACTTCGCCCGCCAACTCAGCTCGCCGTTCCCGCTTCTGGCTGCGATCGGCGCCAAGACCAGCCGCATCGAGATTGGCACGGCCGTGATCGATATGCGGTATGAGAACCCACTCTACATGGCCGAGGACGCGGGTGCGGCCGATCTGATTGCCGGCGGGCGCCTCCAACTCGGCATTAGTCGTGGCTCGCCTGAGCAGGTCATCGAGGGATGGCGCTACTTTGGCTATGCACCGACGGAAGGAGAGAGCGACGCCGACATGGCCCGTCGCCACACAAACGTGTTCCTCGACGTGCTGCAGGGAAAGGGCTTCGCGCAACCCAACCCGCAGCCGATGTTTCCGAACCCGCCTGGGCTGCTGCGTCTCGAACCCCATTCGGAAGGGCTTCGCGAGCGGATCTGGTGGGGTGCCGCCACCAACGCCACGGCGCAATGGGCCGCGAAACTGGGGATGAACTTGCAGAGTTCCACCCTCAAGTTCGACGAGAGCGGAAAACCATTTCACATCCAGCAGGCCGAGCAGATCCGCATGTACCGCGCCGCCTGGAAAGAAGCCGGACATGCACGCGAGCCGCGGGTCTCCGTCAGCCGCAGCATCTTCGCGCTGGTGGACGATCGCGACCGTGCCTACTTCGGCCGCAGCGACAGCCAGGATCACTTCGGGTACATCGAGTCCGAAAAACTCGCCGTCTTCGGACGCAGCTATGCCGCCGAGCCGGATGTCCTCATTGAGCAACTAAAGGGTGACGAGGCGATCGCGGAAGCCGATACGCTGCTGCTCACCGTGCCGAACCAGCTCGGCGTCGAATACAACGCGCACGTCATCGAAGCGATCCTGACCCAAATCGCTCCAGCTTTGGGGTGGCGGTGA
- a CDS encoding CerR family C-terminal domain-containing protein translates to MSRSSTAKIPPREASAADKTRAALVRAALKLFGRQGFDGTSTREIAAEAKANIGSIAYHFGGKEGLRAAAADHIVDTIQAIAGQAIGNPQVPAATMNDPEAARAQLFTALERMVAFIVASPEAGEIVQFVLRELSHPTAALDRIYDGVFEPTHRRLCLIWEQATGEAAESEATRLTVFTLIGQVIYFRIGREAVMRRMGWREIGDAEAAKVVAVVEGNLTAILAARKGSKS, encoded by the coding sequence ATGAGCAGATCATCGACCGCCAAAATCCCGCCTCGCGAGGCATCCGCCGCCGACAAGACACGCGCGGCACTCGTCCGCGCGGCGCTGAAACTGTTCGGGCGGCAAGGTTTCGACGGCACCTCGACGCGCGAGATCGCGGCGGAGGCCAAGGCCAATATCGGCTCGATCGCCTATCATTTCGGCGGCAAGGAAGGGCTCCGCGCCGCTGCCGCCGACCATATCGTCGACACCATCCAGGCCATTGCCGGCCAGGCGATCGGTAACCCGCAGGTACCTGCGGCGACAATGAACGACCCCGAGGCGGCGCGGGCGCAATTGTTCACCGCATTGGAGCGGATGGTGGCGTTCATCGTGGCAAGTCCCGAGGCCGGAGAGATCGTACAATTCGTACTTCGCGAGCTGTCGCATCCGACCGCCGCGCTCGACCGCATCTATGACGGCGTGTTCGAGCCGACGCATCGCCGGCTCTGCCTGATCTGGGAACAGGCAACAGGCGAGGCGGCCGAGAGCGAGGCTACCCGGCTCACCGTGTTCACGCTGATCGGCCAGGTCATCTATTTCCGCATCGGGCGCGAGGCGGTGATGCGCCGCATGGGTTGGCGTGAGATCGGTGACGCCGAAGCCGCCAAGGTGGTGGCGGTGGTGGAGGGCAACCTCACCGCGATCCTGGCCGCCCGGAAGGGGTCAAAATCATGA
- a CDS encoding CHAD domain-containing protein, whose amino-acid sequence MSFRIDPRQPLTGEVRRILTEEVGKALVHLDAARDRPEQALHKCRKRLKSARALLRLVRSGDETFCNTENQCYRQVAALLAGPREATALVETIDRLAAAFPVHSAGGGLDSVRDRLVARQHELHEGAGLDAAIRAAIAACEEGIGRIETLALPYQPEQAADVLAEGARVALRRARKALDKAGSRGKADDFHDLRKAAKTHGMHLSLLGRLWPTPIKSRRKAVDELGERLGELHDVFVMRALLEADDRPLGAPEETRLLGKLLKRSEKSLKKTCLAEAAQLFGDSPKRSTRKLARKVRDDLAGQQEDAGASAG is encoded by the coding sequence ATGAGTTTTCGTATCGATCCGCGCCAGCCGTTGACCGGCGAGGTCAGGCGCATCCTCACTGAGGAGGTTGGCAAGGCGCTCGTCCATCTGGACGCGGCGCGCGACCGGCCGGAACAGGCACTGCACAAATGCCGCAAACGGTTGAAGAGTGCCCGCGCCTTGCTGCGCCTTGTTCGTTCCGGAGACGAAACATTCTGCAACACCGAAAATCAGTGCTATCGTCAGGTGGCAGCCTTGCTTGCCGGTCCGCGCGAGGCGACCGCGCTGGTCGAGACGATCGATCGGCTGGCGGCCGCCTTCCCGGTACACAGTGCCGGCGGCGGCCTCGATAGCGTGCGCGACAGGCTTGTTGCGCGCCAGCACGAACTGCATGAGGGAGCCGGTCTCGACGCCGCGATAAGGGCCGCGATTGCCGCTTGCGAAGAAGGTATCGGCAGGATCGAGACGCTTGCCTTGCCCTACCAGCCGGAACAGGCCGCCGACGTGCTTGCCGAAGGCGCCCGCGTCGCCTTGCGTCGTGCCAGAAAAGCGCTGGACAAGGCCGGATCGCGCGGCAAAGCCGACGACTTCCACGATCTGCGCAAGGCGGCGAAGACCCATGGCATGCACCTGTCGCTGCTCGGCAGGCTGTGGCCGACGCCGATCAAGAGCCGACGCAAGGCGGTCGACGAACTGGGCGAACGGCTGGGCGAACTGCACGATGTGTTCGTCATGCGCGCGCTGCTCGAAGCCGACGATCGGCCGCTTGGCGCCCCAGAAGAAACGCGGCTTCTGGGCAAGCTTTTGAAGCGCTCGGAAAAAAGCCTGAAAAAGACCTGTCTCGCCGAGGCTGCCCAGTTGTTCGGCGACAGCCCCAAGCGGTCGACGAGGAAACTCGCGCGCAAGGTGCGCGACGATCTGGCCGGCCAGCAGGAAGACGCAGGCGCATCCGCCGGATGA
- a CDS encoding DUF6622 family protein: MSLHLAQATQFTQTTRTIRTLGKTTTLLLAAGLTLASNGVALAADAAGSGPGIMDILSHTPLWVWPLIAYGLFVGWSRTRDRVVAPSRLFIIPALIAGLVLYNLLSSGISAGGLLGFACGAVAGTVAGIAVARRRPARLLDDGRLALQGDWVPLAIIVAIIVIRYAKGVALGVDPALAQVTGFVLASALLSGFLAAMMIARTIGLLPSGVFRAAAR, from the coding sequence ATGTCTCTTCACCTCGCCCAGGCCACCCAGTTCACCCAAACCACTCGGACAATCCGAACCCTTGGCAAGACGACGACGCTTTTGCTTGCCGCCGGCCTCACGCTGGCGTCGAACGGTGTTGCGCTGGCTGCCGATGCGGCCGGTAGCGGTCCCGGTATCATGGACATCCTTTCCCACACGCCGCTCTGGGTCTGGCCATTGATCGCCTACGGTCTGTTCGTCGGCTGGAGCCGCACCAGGGACCGTGTCGTGGCGCCGTCGCGCCTGTTCATCATACCGGCGCTGATCGCCGGCCTGGTGCTCTACAATCTGCTTTCGTCCGGCATCTCCGCCGGCGGCCTGCTCGGCTTCGCCTGCGGCGCGGTGGCGGGCACGGTGGCCGGCATTGCCGTGGCGCGCCGCCGCCCGGCCAGATTGCTAGACGATGGCCGGTTGGCGCTGCAGGGCGACTGGGTGCCGCTGGCTATCATCGTGGCCATCATTGTCATCCGTTACGCCAAGGGTGTTGCCCTCGGCGTGGATCCAGCTCTGGCTCAAGTCACCGGCTTCGTGCTGGCGAGTGCGCTCCTGTCGGGCTTCCTGGCGGCAATGATGATTGCCCGCACCATCGGCCTGCTTCCGTCAGGGGTTTTTCGCGCCGCGGCTCGGTGA
- a CDS encoding ABC transporter ATP-binding protein encodes MNAIDVHGLVKRFGNKTVVDHVTMTVAEGEIVGFLGPNGSGKTTTIRIMCGLLTPDEGDGTVLGFNIRTDSLSIKREVGYMTQKFSFYEDLTIAENLEFVARLYQLKPVAEHVAKTLEELGLTSRKDQLAGTLSGGWKQRLALAACIMHKPKLLLLDEPTAGVDPKARREFWDEIHRLANGGLTVLVSTHYMDEAERCHRISYISYGKMLATGTVDEVVRNAGLTTFVVQGPRLDQVAAALSGRSGVDQVAPFGATLHVVGSDKKKLQAALADVEKEHKGVTVTPGETSLEDVFIQFMSGSRDNMA; translated from the coding sequence ATGAATGCCATCGACGTCCATGGCCTGGTCAAGCGCTTCGGCAACAAGACCGTCGTCGACCATGTGACGATGACGGTGGCCGAAGGCGAGATCGTCGGCTTCCTCGGCCCGAATGGTTCCGGCAAGACGACGACCATCCGCATCATGTGCGGCTTGCTGACGCCGGATGAGGGTGACGGCACGGTGCTCGGCTTCAACATCCGCACCGACAGTCTGAGCATCAAGCGCGAAGTCGGCTACATGACGCAGAAATTCTCGTTCTACGAGGATCTGACCATCGCCGAGAATCTCGAATTCGTGGCGCGGCTCTACCAGTTGAAGCCGGTCGCTGAACATGTGGCGAAGACGCTGGAAGAGCTCGGCCTGACCTCGCGCAAGGACCAGCTGGCCGGGACGCTGTCCGGCGGCTGGAAGCAGCGGCTGGCGCTGGCCGCCTGCATCATGCACAAGCCGAAACTCTTGTTGCTCGACGAGCCGACGGCGGGCGTCGATCCAAAAGCACGGCGTGAGTTCTGGGACGAGATCCATCGCCTCGCCAATGGCGGACTGACGGTGCTGGTCTCCACCCACTACATGGACGAAGCCGAGCGCTGCCACCGCATCAGCTACATCTCCTATGGCAAGATGCTGGCCACCGGCACGGTCGACGAGGTGGTGCGGAATGCCGGGCTGACGACCTTCGTCGTCCAGGGTCCGCGGCTCGATCAGGTTGCTGCCGCACTCAGCGGCCGCTCCGGCGTCGACCAGGTAGCACCGTTCGGCGCGACGCTGCATGTCGTCGGCTCCGACAAGAAGAAGCTGCAGGCCGCACTCGCCGATGTCGAGAAGGAGCACAAGGGCG
- a CDS encoding VOC family protein: protein MPKNTICVWYDKEAEAAAHFYAKTFPDSAVGAIHRAPSDFPSGKQGDVLVVEFTVAGIPCIGLNGGSAFKQSEAFSFQIATDDQQETDRYWNAIVGNGGEESACGWCKDKWGVSWQITPRTLTEAMAAGGDEAKRAFDAMMDMKKIDVAAIDAARRGKSHRL from the coding sequence ATGCCAAAGAACACGATTTGCGTCTGGTACGACAAGGAGGCCGAGGCTGCGGCCCACTTCTACGCCAAAACCTTTCCCGATAGCGCTGTGGGTGCCATCCACCGTGCACCCAGTGACTTTCCGTCCGGCAAGCAGGGCGACGTATTGGTTGTCGAATTCACAGTTGCCGGCATTCCTTGTATCGGCCTAAACGGCGGTTCCGCTTTCAAACAGAGCGAGGCCTTCTCGTTCCAGATCGCCACCGACGACCAGCAAGAGACCGACCGCTACTGGAATGCCATCGTCGGCAATGGTGGCGAGGAGAGTGCGTGCGGCTGGTGCAAGGACAAATGGGGTGTGTCCTGGCAAATCACGCCGCGCACACTGACCGAGGCGATGGCGGCCGGCGGCGACGAAGCCAAGCGCGCGTTCGATGCGATGATGGACATGAAGAAGATCGACGTCGCAGCGATCGACGCGGCGCGGCGTGGCAAGAGTCATCGGCTCTGA
- a CDS encoding SMP-30/gluconolactonase/LRE family protein, with translation MKTLITSILLAVIGIAAAPAAQAGEIWRASGFEQPESALFDAAGKRIIVSNIVGNPGEADGNGYLSVLSLDGKVVTRHWTDGMDAPKGMAISGGRLYVADITKVRVVDLASGRLVSTIDVPNAVFLNDMTADASGKVYVSDMLADAIYRIDGETPELFVKNAVLASPNGVFADGNRLIVASWGKGIKSDFSTAEPGGLLAVDLATKAVSQLPGAQKFADLDGVVAIGDSIYATAYVTGTLYRYTAGGKPEVVASFRPGSADIGTDGKSTIYVPLMNEGEVAALTLD, from the coding sequence ATGAAGACCCTCATCACCTCAATACTTCTCGCCGTCATCGGCATCGCGGCAGCGCCTGCTGCCCAGGCCGGCGAAATCTGGCGTGCTTCTGGCTTCGAGCAGCCGGAATCGGCGCTCTTCGACGCGGCCGGAAAGCGCATCATCGTCTCCAACATCGTCGGCAATCCTGGCGAAGCCGACGGCAACGGCTATCTGTCGGTCCTGTCGCTGGACGGTAAGGTGGTCACCCGGCATTGGACCGACGGCATGGACGCGCCCAAGGGCATGGCGATCTCCGGCGGCAGGCTCTATGTCGCCGACATCACCAAAGTCCGCGTCGTCGATCTCGCCAGCGGCAGACTCGTCTCGACCATCGACGTGCCGAACGCAGTCTTCCTCAACGATATGACTGCCGATGCGTCCGGCAAGGTCTATGTCAGCGACATGCTGGCCGACGCGATCTACCGCATCGATGGCGAAACACCGGAACTGTTCGTGAAGAACGCGGTTCTTGCTTCGCCCAACGGCGTCTTTGCCGATGGCAACAGGCTGATCGTCGCCTCCTGGGGCAAGGGCATCAAGTCAGACTTCAGCACTGCGGAGCCGGGCGGCCTGCTTGCGGTCGACCTCGCCACCAAGGCGGTTTCGCAATTGCCCGGCGCGCAAAAATTCGCCGACCTCGACGGCGTCGTCGCGATCGGCGACAGCATCTACGCCACCGCCTACGTGACCGGCACGCTCTACCGCTACACAGCCGGCGGCAAGCCGGAGGTGGTCGCGAGTTTCAGGCCGGGCAGCGCCGACATCGGCACCGACGGCAAGTCGACCATCTATGTGCCGCTGATGAACGAAGGCGAGGTTGCCGCGCTGACGCTCGACTGA
- a CDS encoding LytTR family DNA-binding domain-containing protein encodes MKDTLLHLTLREMQALLFSPRFWGVILVVSLVLGITGPFGTYEQLDLMPRLAYWLALALATFAVGYLSIKLTLGALLGAKGTRPLRSAIAGIAAGVPVALVVLAFNLALFGGPVPHAADIAMLFINCSLIAAAISFLSTLASSGPSREATPGAAPPLAQTDEEQATADHVSPAPSQAMRPPLIDRLPHAARGKLAYLSMQDHYVEVHTDKGTTLILMRLADAIREAGEVAGLQIHRSHWVALDVVTGSRRKDGKLFLKLADDALLPVSRSHADAVRRAGLV; translated from the coding sequence GTGAAAGACACGCTGTTGCATCTCACGCTTCGCGAAATGCAGGCGCTGCTGTTTTCGCCGCGCTTCTGGGGCGTGATTCTGGTGGTCTCGCTTGTGCTTGGCATCACCGGTCCGTTCGGCACCTATGAGCAGCTCGATCTCATGCCGCGGCTCGCCTACTGGCTGGCGCTGGCGCTCGCCACTTTTGCCGTCGGCTATCTCTCTATCAAGCTGACGCTCGGCGCCCTGCTCGGCGCCAAGGGAACGCGGCCGCTGCGCAGCGCGATTGCGGGCATTGCCGCCGGCGTGCCGGTGGCGCTGGTCGTGCTTGCGTTTAACCTGGCGCTGTTCGGCGGCCCGGTTCCGCACGCCGCCGATATCGCCATGCTGTTCATCAATTGCAGCCTGATCGCTGCGGCAATCTCCTTCCTGTCGACGCTGGCCAGCAGCGGGCCGTCACGCGAAGCGACCCCTGGCGCCGCGCCGCCTCTCGCGCAGACCGATGAGGAGCAAGCAACCGCCGACCACGTTTCGCCAGCGCCGTCGCAGGCGATGCGGCCGCCGCTGATTGACCGGCTGCCGCATGCCGCCCGTGGCAAGCTCGCCTATCTCTCGATGCAGGACCACTATGTCGAAGTGCATACCGACAAGGGGACGACGCTGATCCTGATGCGGCTTGCCGATGCCATCCGCGAGGCCGGCGAGGTTGCCGGGCTGCAGATCCATCGCTCGCATTGGGTGGCGCTGGATGTGGTGACCGGCAGCCGGCGCAAGGACGGCAAGCTGTTCCTGAAGCTGGCCGACGATGCCTTGCTTCCGGTCAGCCGCTCCCATGCCGATGCCGTGCGCAGAGCGGGGCTCGTCTGA
- a CDS encoding lipo-like protein, producing the protein MTAPADTLLDRLGRWLAGRLQDESSGYEPYTPSDAETLRRALEPGDILLIEGNQKISAVIKYLTQSTWSHAAFYIGDALPEPEDGSERRRLIEVTLGEGCVAVPLSRYRTYNTRICRASGLTPEDRNKVVAFMIGKLGLRYDLKNIFDMLRFFLPTPPVPVRWRRRLLAFGSGDPTRAICSTLIAEAYGQIRYPILPEITRAPGRASAQSSYMRREILHIRHHSLYTPRDFDLSPFFRIVKPTLEYGFDYRAVTWDDKAADAQAKAAE; encoded by the coding sequence ATGACCGCGCCCGCCGACACGCTTCTCGACCGCCTTGGCCGCTGGCTTGCCGGCCGGCTGCAGGACGAATCCTCGGGCTATGAGCCGTACACGCCGTCCGACGCCGAAACGCTACGCCGCGCGCTGGAGCCCGGCGACATCCTGCTCATCGAGGGCAACCAGAAAATCTCGGCGGTGATCAAATACCTGACCCAGTCGACCTGGTCGCATGCGGCCTTCTATATCGGCGATGCCTTGCCCGAACCGGAGGACGGATCGGAGCGGCGGCGCCTGATCGAGGTCACGCTCGGCGAAGGCTGTGTCGCCGTGCCGCTGTCACGCTACCGCACCTACAACACCCGCATCTGCCGGGCGAGCGGGTTGACGCCGGAAGACCGCAACAAGGTCGTCGCCTTCATGATCGGCAAGCTCGGCCTGAGATACGATCTCAAGAACATCTTCGACATGCTGCGCTTCTTCCTGCCGACGCCGCCGGTGCCGGTGCGTTGGCGCCGCCGTCTGCTGGCATTCGGTTCCGGTGATCCGACGCGGGCCATCTGCTCGACGCTGATTGCCGAAGCCTATGGCCAGATCCGCTATCCGATCCTGCCCGAGATCACCCGCGCGCCCGGCCGCGCCTCGGCGCAGTCGAGCTACATGCGCCGGGAGATCCTGCACATTCGCCACCACTCGCTCTACACGCCGCGTGACTTCGACCTGTCGCCGTTCTTCCGCATCGTCAAGCCGACGCTGGAGTATGGTTTCGACTACCGGGCGGTGACATGGGACGACAAGGCTGCCGATGCACAGGCGAAAGCCGCCGAGTAG
- a CDS encoding CYTH domain-containing protein, with product MGKEVERKFLVSNAEWKDLVEADIRIRQFYLAAAPGRSVRVRISDGASAMLTLKFGSRARERDEYEYPIPLAEAQEMLAFAIGHVIEKTRHHVRHRGYLYEVDVFSGMLSGLVVAELETPEDVPDEMLPDWLGREVTGEQRFYNASLALGGIPEIAA from the coding sequence ATGGGCAAGGAAGTCGAGCGCAAGTTCCTGGTCTCCAATGCGGAATGGAAGGATCTGGTCGAAGCGGATATCCGCATTCGCCAGTTCTACCTTGCCGCCGCGCCCGGCCGCTCGGTGCGCGTGCGCATCAGCGACGGCGCCTCGGCAATGCTGACGCTCAAATTCGGCAGCAGGGCCCGCGAACGCGACGAATATGAGTATCCGATCCCGCTTGCCGAGGCGCAGGAGATGCTGGCCTTCGCCATCGGACATGTCATCGAGAAGACACGCCACCATGTTAGGCACCGCGGCTATCTCTATGAAGTCGATGTCTTCAGCGGGATGCTTAGCGGTCTGGTGGTCGCCGAGCTCGAGACGCCGGAGGACGTGCCGGACGAAATGCTGCCTGATTGGCTCGGCCGCGAAGTCACCGGCGAGCAGAGGTTCTACAACGCGTCGCTCGCCCTTGGGGGGATTCCGGAGATCGCCGCATGA